In a single window of the Nicotiana tomentosiformis chromosome 8, ASM39032v3, whole genome shotgun sequence genome:
- the LOC104119544 gene encoding clathrin interactor EPSIN 1-like isoform X1 translates to MDFMKVFDQTVREIKREVNLKVLKIPEIEQKVLDATDDEPWGPHGTALAEIAQATKKFSECQMVMNVLWTRLTETGKNWRFVYKSLAVIEYLVAHGSERAVDDIIEHTYQISSLTSFEYVEPSGKDLGINVRKKAENIVALLNNKEKIQEVRNKAAANRDKYVGVSSSGVSYKSSSASFSSSGGSFRSNERYGGFGNKSDGDSFKDSYSEKDRYDEEKIDQSTYKSKKGSSRYGSKVQDTVSASGSKMMTKIGEPKKSSSQRSTVPSSNYEEDFDDFDPRGTSSAKPSTGNSNQVDLFGQNLIGDLLDAPTPAPAATSTVNTDPSEVDLFADATFVSAKPQISGVASQTPKGVNLFASQPAPSAAASTIDFFAAPDPVVQSNNGFSKSQITGVTSQTPKGVDLFASQPAPSAAASTIDFFAAADPVVQSDNRSSKLDQMNINTVDPFASVPLNTFDNSDPFGAFVSQPVSMPDENASNGGSHDAHDKLSKSSVEAKTPPKKDTFQVRSGIWADSLSRGLIDLNITAPKKVNLADVGIVGGLTDGSDEREKGPTTFYTSRAMGQGIGHGKSGFPSAATAGDDIFSSLNTQNYQFGGFQK, encoded by the exons ATGGATTTCATGAAGGTCTTCGATCAAACGGTCCGCGAAAT AAAGAGGGAGGTGAATTTGAAAGTGTTAAAGATCCCTGAAATAGAGCAAAAG GTATTGGATGCTACGGATGATGAGCCTTGGGGCCCTCATGGTACTGCTCTGGCTGAGATAGCACAGGCTACAAAAAAATT CTCCGAGTGTCAGATGGTCATGAATGTGCTCTGGACAAGATTAACTGAAACCGGAAAGAACTGGCGTTTTGTTTATAAG TCGTTGGCTGTTATAGAGTACTTGGTGGCACACGGATCTGAACGCGCAGTTGATGACATCATAGAACATACATATCAGATCTCT TCTCTCACGAGTTTCGAGTATGTTGAGCCAAGTGGGAAGGATCTGGGCATTAATGTGAGGAAAAAGGCGGAAAATATTGTGGCACTATTAAATAACAAAGAGAAGATACAAGAGGTTAGGAATAAAGCTGCTGCAAACCGTGACAA GTACGTTGGAGTATCATCTTCTGGAGTGTCATATAAGTCAAGCTCTGCCTCTTTCAGTAGCAGCGGCGGCAGCTTTCGGAGTAATGAGCGATATGGAGGTTTTGGAAATAAAAGCGATGGCGATTCATTTAAGGATAGTTACAGTGAAAAGGATCGATATGATGAAGAAAAGATTGATCAAAGTACTTATAAGTCAAAGAAGGGATCTTCTCGTTATGGCAG CAAAGTTCAGGATACTGTTTCCGCTAGTGGATCAAAGATGATGACGAAGATAGGTGAGCCTAAAAAGTCTTCTTCACAGAGATCAACTGTACCATCAAGCAATTACGAGGAAGATTTTGACGATTTTGATCCTCGGGGGACTTCGAGTGCTA AGCCTTCTACAGGAAATTCTAACCAAGTAGATCTATTTGGGCAAAATTTGATCGGTGACCTCTTGGATGCACCGACACCTGCTCCAGCTGCTACGTCTACTGTGAACACTGATCCATCAGAGGTTGATTTATTTGCTGATGCCACTTTTGTATCAGCAAAACCACAGATTTCGGGTGTAGCTTCCCAAACTCCA AAGGGTGTGAATCTGTTTGCCTCCCAGCCTGCCCCTTCAGCTGCAGCTTCAACAATAGATTTTTTCGCTGCACCAGATCCTGTTGTACAGTCTAATAACGGATTTTCAAAATCACAGATTACGGGTGTAACTTCCCAAACTCCA AAGGGTGTGGATCTGTTTGCCTCCCAGCCTGCCCCTTCAGCTGCAGCTTCAACAATAGATTTTTTCGCTGCAGCGGATCCTGTTGTACAATCTGATAACAGATCTTCAAAACTAGACCAGATGAACATTAACACTGTTGATCCATTTGCTTCAGTTCCACTAAATACTTTTGATAACTCTGATCCTTTTGGTGCATTTGTTTCTCAACCTGTATCAATGCCCGATGAAAATGCTAGCAATGGTGGGAGTCATGATGCTCATGACAAATTAAGCAAATCGTCTGTTGAAGCTAAAACACCGCCAAAGAAGGATACATTTCAAGTCAGGTCTGGAATATGGGCTGATTCACTGAGTCGTGGGCTGATTGATCTGAATATAACTGCAC CCAAAAAGGTCAACCTTGCAGATGTTGGCATCGTAGGAGGATTGACTGATGGATCAGATGAGAGAGAAAAAGGGCCTACTACTTTCTACACTAGCAGAGCAATGGGTCAAGGAATCGGACATGGCAAATCTGGTTTCCCGTCAGCAGCAACAGCTGGAGATGACATATTTTCAAGTCTTAACACACAAAACTATCAGTTTGGCGGCTTTCAGAAGTGA
- the LOC104119544 gene encoding clathrin interactor EPSIN 1-like isoform X2: MDFMKVFDQTVREIKREVNLKVLKIPEIEQKVLDATDDEPWGPHGTALAEIAQATKKFSECQMVMNVLWTRLTETGKNWRFVYKSLAVIEYLVAHGSERAVDDIIEHTYQISSLTSFEYVEPSGKDLGINVRKKAENIVALLNNKEKIQEVRNKAAANRDKYVGVSSSGVSYKSSSASFSSSGGSFRSNERYGGFGNKSDGDSFKDSYSEKDRYDEEKIDQSTYKSKKGSSRYGSKVQDTVSASGSKMMTKIGEPKKSSSQRSTVPSSNYEEDFDDFDPRGTSSAKPSTGNSNQVDLFGQNLIGDLLDAPTPAPAATSTVNTDPSEVDLFADATFVSAKPQISGVASQTPKGVDLFASQPAPSAAASTIDFFAAADPVVQSDNRSSKLDQMNINTVDPFASVPLNTFDNSDPFGAFVSQPVSMPDENASNGGSHDAHDKLSKSSVEAKTPPKKDTFQVRSGIWADSLSRGLIDLNITAPKKVNLADVGIVGGLTDGSDEREKGPTTFYTSRAMGQGIGHGKSGFPSAATAGDDIFSSLNTQNYQFGGFQK, from the exons ATGGATTTCATGAAGGTCTTCGATCAAACGGTCCGCGAAAT AAAGAGGGAGGTGAATTTGAAAGTGTTAAAGATCCCTGAAATAGAGCAAAAG GTATTGGATGCTACGGATGATGAGCCTTGGGGCCCTCATGGTACTGCTCTGGCTGAGATAGCACAGGCTACAAAAAAATT CTCCGAGTGTCAGATGGTCATGAATGTGCTCTGGACAAGATTAACTGAAACCGGAAAGAACTGGCGTTTTGTTTATAAG TCGTTGGCTGTTATAGAGTACTTGGTGGCACACGGATCTGAACGCGCAGTTGATGACATCATAGAACATACATATCAGATCTCT TCTCTCACGAGTTTCGAGTATGTTGAGCCAAGTGGGAAGGATCTGGGCATTAATGTGAGGAAAAAGGCGGAAAATATTGTGGCACTATTAAATAACAAAGAGAAGATACAAGAGGTTAGGAATAAAGCTGCTGCAAACCGTGACAA GTACGTTGGAGTATCATCTTCTGGAGTGTCATATAAGTCAAGCTCTGCCTCTTTCAGTAGCAGCGGCGGCAGCTTTCGGAGTAATGAGCGATATGGAGGTTTTGGAAATAAAAGCGATGGCGATTCATTTAAGGATAGTTACAGTGAAAAGGATCGATATGATGAAGAAAAGATTGATCAAAGTACTTATAAGTCAAAGAAGGGATCTTCTCGTTATGGCAG CAAAGTTCAGGATACTGTTTCCGCTAGTGGATCAAAGATGATGACGAAGATAGGTGAGCCTAAAAAGTCTTCTTCACAGAGATCAACTGTACCATCAAGCAATTACGAGGAAGATTTTGACGATTTTGATCCTCGGGGGACTTCGAGTGCTA AGCCTTCTACAGGAAATTCTAACCAAGTAGATCTATTTGGGCAAAATTTGATCGGTGACCTCTTGGATGCACCGACACCTGCTCCAGCTGCTACGTCTACTGTGAACACTGATCCATCAGAGGTTGATTTATTTGCTGATGCCACTTTTGTATCAGCAAAACCACAGATTTCGGGTGTAGCTTCCCAAACTCCA AAGGGTGTGGATCTGTTTGCCTCCCAGCCTGCCCCTTCAGCTGCAGCTTCAACAATAGATTTTTTCGCTGCAGCGGATCCTGTTGTACAATCTGATAACAGATCTTCAAAACTAGACCAGATGAACATTAACACTGTTGATCCATTTGCTTCAGTTCCACTAAATACTTTTGATAACTCTGATCCTTTTGGTGCATTTGTTTCTCAACCTGTATCAATGCCCGATGAAAATGCTAGCAATGGTGGGAGTCATGATGCTCATGACAAATTAAGCAAATCGTCTGTTGAAGCTAAAACACCGCCAAAGAAGGATACATTTCAAGTCAGGTCTGGAATATGGGCTGATTCACTGAGTCGTGGGCTGATTGATCTGAATATAACTGCAC CCAAAAAGGTCAACCTTGCAGATGTTGGCATCGTAGGAGGATTGACTGATGGATCAGATGAGAGAGAAAAAGGGCCTACTACTTTCTACACTAGCAGAGCAATGGGTCAAGGAATCGGACATGGCAAATCTGGTTTCCCGTCAGCAGCAACAGCTGGAGATGACATATTTTCAAGTCTTAACACACAAAACTATCAGTTTGGCGGCTTTCAGAAGTGA